Proteins encoded by one window of Camelus dromedarius isolate mCamDro1 chromosome 27, mCamDro1.pat, whole genome shotgun sequence:
- the LOC135319492 gene encoding CDGSH iron-sulfur domain-containing protein 1-like: MSMTSSIRAEWIAVVTIAAGAAAIGYLAYERVYVKDHRSKSMVNPHIQKDNPKLVHAFDMEDLADKTVCRRCWRSQEFPFCDGAHTKHSEETGDNVGPLVIKKKTLKQTLLMLQTNLS, encoded by the coding sequence ATGAGTATGACCTCCAGCATACGAGCTGAATGGATCGCCGTAGTTACCATTGCTGCTGGGGCAGCTGCCATTGGTTATCTAGCTTACGAAAGAGTTTATGTCAAAGATCATCGCAGCAAGTCCATGGTAAACCCTCACATCCAAAAAGACAACCCCAAGTTAGTACACGCATTTGACATGGAGGATTTGGCAGATAAAACTGTGTGCCGCCGTTGCTGGAGGTCCCAAGAGTTCCCATTCTGTGATGGAGCTCACACAAAACACAGTGAAGAAACTGGCGACAACGTGGGACCTCTGGTCATTAAGAAAAAGACACTTAAACAGACACTTCTGATGCTGCAAACCAACTTGTCGTGA